In a single window of the Eshraghiella crossota genome:
- the lepB gene encoding signal peptidase I gives MVGFKKREIVYRPFEIVFKIITDIVMIICFTYLIVIAFFDKITITGHSMNNTLQNNQTVILNTIAYSLKAPERYDLIAFKTGKKDNTSIYVRRVIGLPGETVQIQAGRIYIDGKELTEDICNEEIYNAGFAAEPVKLGYDEFFVLGDNRNNSDDSRYSNIGTVKRDMIIGKPWLRIKPASDFGKIKYKTEKNGSDSNGGE, from the coding sequence ATGGTAGGATTTAAGAAAAGAGAAATTGTATACAGACCTTTTGAGATTGTATTTAAAATTATAACAGATATAGTAATGATTATATGTTTCACATACCTTATTGTAATTGCTTTTTTTGATAAAATAACGATTACAGGACATTCGATGAACAATACATTACAGAATAACCAGACGGTGATTCTTAATACGATTGCATATTCTCTTAAAGCACCGGAAAGGTATGACCTTATTGCATTTAAAACAGGCAAAAAAGATAATACCTCAATATATGTAAGGCGTGTTATAGGACTTCCCGGTGAAACAGTGCAGATACAGGCTGGCAGAATATATATAGATGGTAAAGAACTTACAGAAGATATCTGCAATGAAGAGATATATAATGCAGGATTTGCGGCAGAGCCTGTAAAATTAGGCTATGATGAGTTTTTTGTACTTGGAGACAACAGAAACAACAGTGACGACAGCAGATATTCCAATATCGGAACGGTAAAAAGAGATATGATTATCGGCAAACCGTGGTTACGGATAAAGCCTGCATCAGATTTCGGAAAGATAAAATATAAAACAGAAAAGAATGGAAGTGATAGTAATGGCGGAGAATAA
- the rplS gene encoding 50S ribosomal protein L19, which produces MNDIIKNIEAAQMKQSVPEFRVGDTVKVSAKIKEGNRERIQVFEGTVIKRQGGSNRETFTVRKLSNGVGVEKTWPLHSPFVEDITVVRRGKARRAKLFYLRGRIGKAAKVKEIVK; this is translated from the coding sequence ATGAACGATATCATCAAGAATATCGAAGCTGCTCAGATGAAGCAGAGCGTACCTGAATTCAGAGTAGGAGATACAGTTAAGGTATCTGCTAAGATTAAAGAAGGAAACCGTGAGAGAATCCAGGTTTTTGAAGGAACTGTTATTAAGAGACAGGGCGGAAGCAACCGTGAGACATTCACAGTAAGAAAGCTTTCTAATGGTGTCGGAGTAGAGAAGACATGGCCATTACACTCACCATTCGTTGAAGACATTACAGTTGTAAGACGTGGTAAGGCTAGAAGAGCTAAATTATTCTACTTAAGAGGCAGAATTGGTAAAGCAGCTAAGGTTAAAGAAATTGTTAAATAA
- the pncB gene encoding nicotinate phosphoribosyltransferase: MRFEPAVTSLLETDLYKFSMGQAIFHQFSDYKTTWTFKCRNKDVHFTSEMVEEIREQIKHYCNLRFTEDELTYLGGITWFKKSYIDFLRLWQPRYEEFVITDDAECGLSIEAGGTWLNTSMYEIPILAIVNEVYFRSAYNYDDLMESFRRRLNEKVNKIVSGEYNIGVFSEFGLRRRLSAKAQDLAVKTLADRSKEFPQNTRYVGTSNVYLAKKYNLAPVGTMAHEWIMCVGQGNHKHNPAYSNWYALDAWVKEYGILNGTALTDAITTDCFLRDFRLTYATLFSGVRHDSGDPFVWGDKMIKHYETLGIDAKSKTLLFSDSLDFERATKLNEYFSGRAKVAFGIGTYLSNDTDVPALNIVMKTTECNGMDVAKISDTPGKGMCKNPEYVEYLQRCIDWRMKH; this comes from the coding sequence ATGAGATTTGAACCGGCAGTCACAAGTCTTTTGGAAACAGACCTTTATAAATTTTCAATGGGCCAGGCAATTTTTCATCAGTTCAGCGACTATAAAACAACATGGACATTTAAGTGCCGTAATAAGGATGTTCACTTCACTTCCGAAATGGTGGAAGAAATAAGAGAGCAGATAAAGCACTACTGCAATTTGAGGTTTACGGAGGATGAACTTACATATCTTGGAGGAATTACATGGTTTAAAAAATCATATATCGATTTTTTAAGATTATGGCAGCCTCGTTATGAAGAATTTGTTATAACTGATGACGCTGAATGTGGTTTGTCAATAGAAGCAGGCGGAACATGGTTAAACACATCAATGTATGAAATTCCTATCCTTGCAATCGTAAACGAAGTATATTTCAGAAGTGCATATAACTATGATGATTTAATGGAAAGCTTCAGAAGAAGACTTAATGAAAAAGTTAATAAAATAGTAAGCGGTGAATATAACATAGGTGTATTCAGCGAGTTCGGGCTGAGAAGAAGATTATCCGCAAAAGCTCAGGATTTGGCGGTAAAAACACTTGCTGACAGAAGCAAGGAATTTCCACAGAACACCAGATATGTAGGAACTTCCAATGTATATCTTGCAAAAAAATATAATCTTGCACCTGTAGGAACAATGGCACATGAATGGATAATGTGTGTAGGACAGGGTAATCATAAGCACAATCCCGCATATTCCAACTGGTATGCCCTTGATGCATGGGTAAAAGAATACGGTATTTTAAACGGAACGGCTCTTACGGATGCAATAACAACGGATTGCTTTTTAAGAGACTTCAGACTTACATATGCAACACTTTTCAGCGGAGTACGCCATGACAGCGGTGACCCATTTGTCTGGGGAGACAAGATGATAAAACACTACGAAACCCTTGGTATAGATGCAAAATCCAAAACCCTTCTTTTCAGCGACAGTCTTGATTTTGAAAGAGCAACGAAACTTAATGAGTATTTCAGCGGCAGAGCAAAAGTAGCTTTTGGAATAGGAACATACTTATCAAATGATACGGATGTTCCGGCTCTTAACATCGTTATGAAAACAACGGAATGTAATGGAATGGATGTTGCAAAAATATCTGATACACCGGGTAAGGGAATGTGCAAGAATCCGGAATATGTTGAGTATCTCCAAAGATGTATCGACTGGAGAATGAAGCACTGA
- a CDS encoding cysteine hydrolase family protein has product MRVLTVVDMQNDFITGTLGNKECQAVVGNVVNVINTGNYDKIIATRDTHFEGYLNTQEGKKLPVEHCIINTEGWEIQKDVEAALEANKDKVTYINKITFGSTELSEIIKELGTENEELTVDFVGVCTGICIISNAIISKAFAPGADIRVIESACACVTPDSHKNAIEAMKLCQIDII; this is encoded by the coding sequence ATGAGAGTTTTGACAGTGGTGGATATGCAGAATGACTTTATCACAGGCACACTTGGCAATAAAGAGTGCCAGGCAGTTGTCGGTAATGTGGTTAATGTTATAAATACAGGTAATTATGACAAAATAATAGCAACAAGAGATACACACTTTGAAGGATATCTTAATACTCAGGAAGGAAAAAAACTTCCTGTGGAACACTGTATAATTAATACAGAGGGATGGGAGATACAAAAAGATGTGGAAGCAGCCCTTGAAGCAAATAAAGATAAGGTAACCTATATTAATAAAATAACCTTTGGAAGTACAGAATTATCAGAAATAATTAAAGAACTTGGAACTGAAAACGAAGAACTTACAGTAGATTTTGTTGGTGTATGTACCGGAATATGTATTATCAGCAATGCAATAATAAGTAAAGCTTTTGCACCCGGAGCTGATATTCGCGTTATAGAAAGTGCCTGTGCCTGCGTAACACCTGATTCACATAAAAATGCAATTGAAGCAATGAAGTTATGTCAGATAGACATAATCTGA